In one window of Candidatus Hydrogenedentota bacterium DNA:
- a CDS encoding neutral/alkaline non-lysosomal ceramidase N-terminal domain-containing protein, translating into MKLVKRVLKITAIVLVLLVAAFVVVVGPWPVYKASDHRQAPYYPAAVESIHKAAGLTRVSPDPDLLHAGWAVTDMTPKVGTPMGGYSARPDGKRSTGVRDPLFVKAVVLGDGEDLVAVVGSDMLQTLPNLLELVEAEVCAKTPLTPHNIMYTSSHTHCGPGALAPGMAANISYGKYDPELVKFLAARFAEVIIKAHDTMAPAKLAHGAVDAPEYIRNRTRKAPKDSTLNFAVLEKDSGERCVIARYSAHPTVFSEQMTEFTAEFPGAFQRAVERDTGATAVYLGGALGSSGPDCPVEGPPEVRIEAMGEGLAAHLAEGMQNLEFKDHVDIASLTSAFGVPSPQMRPFKPSWRVSPIFAGLFGLVPEGRIQAARIGDMMLIGMPFDFSGETSLKWQAWAKERGVNLWPTGFSGSYLGYLSPDEYYNVVDKGGNLNYETGLMSWFGPGMESYMTDLFQTIFQALDAPPKVASAK; encoded by the coding sequence ATGAAACTTGTCAAGCGCGTCCTTAAAATAACCGCCATCGTGCTGGTCCTGCTGGTGGCGGCCTTTGTCGTGGTCGTGGGCCCCTGGCCGGTTTACAAGGCTTCCGACCACCGTCAGGCCCCCTACTATCCCGCCGCCGTCGAGTCCATACACAAGGCGGCCGGCCTCACCCGGGTTTCCCCCGACCCGGACCTCCTGCACGCGGGATGGGCCGTCACGGACATGACCCCGAAGGTAGGCACCCCCATGGGCGGATACAGCGCCCGGCCCGACGGCAAACGCTCCACCGGCGTGCGCGACCCGCTCTTCGTCAAAGCCGTCGTCCTGGGGGACGGCGAGGACCTCGTCGCCGTCGTCGGCTCGGACATGCTCCAAACCCTGCCCAACCTCCTGGAACTGGTCGAGGCGGAGGTCTGCGCGAAAACGCCCCTGACCCCGCACAACATCATGTACACCAGCAGCCACACCCACTGCGGGCCCGGCGCCCTCGCGCCCGGGATGGCCGCGAACATCTCCTACGGCAAGTACGACCCCGAACTGGTCAAATTCCTCGCCGCCCGCTTTGCAGAGGTGATCATCAAGGCCCATGACACCATGGCCCCGGCAAAACTCGCCCACGGCGCCGTGGACGCCCCCGAGTACATCCGCAACCGCACCCGCAAGGCGCCCAAAGACTCCACCCTGAATTTCGCCGTCCTGGAAAAGGACTCGGGCGAACGCTGCGTCATCGCGCGCTATTCGGCCCATCCCACGGTCTTTTCCGAGCAGATGACCGAGTTCACCGCCGAGTTTCCCGGCGCCTTCCAGCGCGCCGTCGAGCGCGACACCGGCGCCACCGCCGTCTACCTGGGCGGCGCGCTCGGTTCAAGCGGACCCGACTGCCCCGTGGAGGGACCGCCCGAGGTCCGCATCGAGGCCATGGGTGAGGGCCTGGCGGCGCATCTCGCCGAAGGCATGCAAAACCTCGAATTCAAAGACCATGTGGACATCGCCTCGCTCACCTCGGCCTTCGGCGTGCCCAGCCCCCAGATGCGCCCCTTCAAGCCCTCATGGCGGGTGTCGCCCATCTTCGCCGGCCTTTTCGGCCTCGTCCCCGAGGGGCGCATCCAGGCCGCCCGCATCGGCGACATGATGCTCATCGGCATGCCCTTCGACTTCAGCGGCGAAACCAGCCTCAAATGGCAGGCATGGGCCAAAGAGCGCGGCGTCAACCTCTGGCCCACCGGATTCTCCGGCTCCTATCTCGGCTACCTCTCCCCCGACGAGTACTACAACGTCGTGGACAAGGGCGGCAACCTCAATTACGAGACCGGACTCATGAGCTGGTTCGGACCCGGCATGGAGTCCTACATGACCGACCTCTTCCAGACCATCTTCCAGGCCCTCGACGCCCCCCCAAAAGTAGCCTCAGCCAAATAG
- a CDS encoding 1-deoxy-D-xylulose-5-phosphate synthase: protein MRILDSINGPDDVKSLRPEDLEKLAGELRRQIIATVNQNGGHLASPLGVVELTIALHCVYNVGVDQLVWDVGHQCYAHKLLTGRRDVFDSLRKKGGISGYPKISESPADCFGTGHSSTSISAATGMAIARDRLGLKHHVVALIGDGAITGGMAFEALGHAGHLGLDMLVILNDNKMSISPNVGGLARYFNRLITAYPYKRAKQDVGSYVKALIGGRMTRAIQDIEKSVKGLITKGVLFQELGFNYIGPVDGHDLPLLIELLSRIKHMTGPVFLHCTTEKGKGLDVAERDPLKFHGVTPNCIKTDAGEGDPVPAKVETSPPKSSTFTTAFADAVIAAAREDARVCAITAAMPTGTGLNKFEAEFPDRFFDVGICEQHAVTFAAGLAVAGMRPVCAIYSTFLQRGYDQLIHDVCIQNLPVVFALDRAGLVGEDSPTQNGTFDLSFLRAVPGLAVCAPRDGVDTALLMRHALRQEAPVAVRYARGAAPDIGGLQGRDISRGELLRDGSDVVLLTVGPCAAAALDAAGRLAEEGISVAVADARWIKPLDAELLERLRRMPLITVEENTLDGGFGSAVLEHFERLGQLDGLRLRRCGIPDVFSPQATREEQLAAHDLHAGGLCRTVRAFLAEICHAPANA from the coding sequence ATGCGCATACTGGACTCGATTAACGGTCCGGACGATGTGAAGTCACTTCGCCCGGAAGACCTTGAAAAACTGGCGGGGGAGCTCAGGCGGCAGATTATCGCCACCGTAAACCAGAACGGGGGCCACCTTGCGTCCCCCCTGGGCGTGGTGGAGCTGACCATCGCCCTGCACTGCGTCTACAATGTCGGCGTGGACCAGTTGGTCTGGGATGTGGGCCACCAGTGCTACGCCCACAAGCTGCTGACGGGCCGCCGCGATGTCTTTGACTCGCTCCGAAAAAAAGGCGGCATCAGCGGATACCCCAAAATAAGCGAAAGCCCCGCCGACTGCTTCGGCACGGGCCACAGTTCCACCTCCATTTCCGCCGCCACGGGCATGGCCATCGCCCGCGACCGGCTCGGGCTCAAGCACCACGTCGTGGCGCTTATCGGCGACGGAGCCATCACCGGCGGCATGGCCTTCGAGGCGCTCGGCCACGCGGGGCATCTCGGACTGGACATGCTCGTCATCCTGAACGACAACAAAATGTCCATCTCGCCGAATGTCGGCGGACTCGCCCGCTATTTCAACCGGCTCATCACCGCCTATCCCTACAAACGGGCCAAGCAGGACGTGGGCAGTTATGTGAAGGCCCTCATCGGCGGCCGCATGACCCGCGCCATCCAGGACATCGAAAAGTCCGTCAAGGGGCTCATCACCAAGGGCGTCCTCTTTCAGGAACTCGGCTTCAATTACATCGGCCCCGTGGACGGACATGACCTGCCCCTCCTCATCGAGCTGCTTTCCCGCATAAAACACATGACCGGCCCCGTTTTCCTCCACTGCACCACCGAAAAGGGCAAGGGGCTGGACGTGGCCGAGCGCGACCCCCTCAAGTTCCACGGGGTCACCCCGAACTGCATCAAGACCGACGCGGGCGAGGGGGACCCGGTCCCCGCCAAAGTCGAAACCTCGCCCCCGAAATCCAGCACCTTCACCACGGCCTTTGCGGACGCGGTCATCGCCGCCGCGCGGGAGGACGCGCGCGTCTGCGCCATCACCGCCGCCATGCCCACCGGCACCGGGCTCAACAAATTCGAGGCCGAGTTTCCGGACCGCTTCTTTGATGTCGGCATCTGCGAGCAGCACGCCGTCACCTTCGCCGCCGGACTCGCCGTGGCGGGCATGCGCCCCGTCTGCGCCATATACTCCACCTTCCTACAGCGCGGCTATGACCAGTTGATTCACGATGTCTGCATACAGAACCTCCCCGTGGTCTTCGCCCTGGACCGCGCCGGCCTTGTCGGCGAGGACAGCCCCACGCAGAACGGCACCTTTGACCTCTCTTTCCTCCGCGCCGTGCCGGGGCTTGCCGTCTGCGCCCCGCGCGACGGCGTGGACACCGCTCTGCTCATGCGCCACGCCCTCCGGCAGGAGGCCCCCGTCGCCGTCCGCTATGCCCGCGGCGCCGCCCCGGACATCGGGGGCCTGCAGGGCCGGGACATCTCGCGCGGCGAGCTCCTCCGCGACGGTTCGGACGTTGTCCTGCTCACCGTGGGCCCCTGCGCCGCCGCCGCGCTGGACGCCGCCGGGCGCCTGGCCGAAGAGGGGATTTCCGTCGCCGTGGCCGATGCCCGGTGGATTAAGCCCCTCGACGCGGAACTGCTGGAACGCCTGCGCCGCATGCCCCTGATCACCGTCGAGGAAAACACCCTCGACGGCGGCTTCGGCTCCGCCGTCCTCGAGCATTTCGAGCGCCTCGGCCAGTTGGACGGGCTCCGTCTCCGCCGCTGCGGCATCCCCGACGTGTTCAGCCCGCAGGCCACCCGCGAAGAGCAGCTTGCCGCGCACGACCTGCACGCCGGGGGACTGTGCCGCACGGTCCGCGCCTTCCTCGCCGAAATTTGCCACGCCCCCGCCAACGCCTGA
- a CDS encoding thioredoxin domain-containing protein: MEQHSVAAHTNRLIHSTSPYLLQHAHNPVDWNPWDAEALARARREDKPIFLSIGYSACHWCHVMERESFESRAVADLLNAHFVPVKVDREERPDLDEIFMSAVTAMTGAGGWPMSVFLTPDLEPFYGGTYYPPDDRYGRPGFPRVLASVAAAWRERRGQVTEAARDLVEHVGRQLAAAPADSAGPISHALAETAARDLGRTHDRRHGGWGGAPKFPNSGAVSLLLRHHRRTGSAESLEMALRTLDRMARGGMRDHLGGGFHRYSVDDEWLVPHFEKMLYDNALLAGVYLEAFQATGDAAWADTARSTLAYVLRDLQGPEGGYYSSEDADSEGEEGRFYLWRAEELVTVLGREDAALFARVYGVASEGNFSSHEPYHAGQNIPHLPVPMEEAARSAGLPVETLRERMAEMRLRLFGVREGRVRPGLDDKCLAAWNGMAVSAMARGGAVLGEPRFLGSARRAARFLLDHMMPEGVLQRSWRAGHCSGPGYLDDHAWAAEGLLDLYEATLEPEWITAAIRIAETMLAEFADPAGPGLFHAGKRHTDLLVRSKPFYDGAEPSGNAVAARVLERLSRHADRPEWHDTALAAVQSRTDWMERAAQACLVLLGVAELLLTPPVEVVVAVGGSGMSREEALREIHRHYLPGVTVAGTTGDAEVDAKRPLLAGKQPVGGETAVYVCRDRVCGAPVTELGALREALGAGDG, from the coding sequence ATGGAACAGCACAGCGTCGCGGCGCACACGAACCGGCTCATCCACAGCACGAGCCCCTATCTCTTGCAGCATGCGCATAATCCGGTGGACTGGAACCCGTGGGACGCGGAGGCGCTGGCGCGGGCGCGGCGTGAGGACAAGCCTATTTTCCTCTCCATCGGCTATTCGGCGTGCCACTGGTGCCATGTGATGGAGCGGGAGTCTTTTGAGAGCCGGGCCGTGGCGGATTTGCTGAACGCGCATTTTGTCCCCGTCAAGGTGGACCGGGAGGAGCGTCCGGACTTGGACGAGATTTTCATGAGCGCCGTGACGGCCATGACGGGCGCGGGCGGCTGGCCCATGAGCGTGTTCCTCACGCCGGACCTGGAGCCCTTTTACGGGGGCACGTATTACCCGCCGGATGACCGTTATGGACGGCCCGGATTTCCCAGGGTGCTGGCGTCGGTGGCGGCGGCGTGGCGGGAACGGCGCGGCCAGGTGACGGAGGCGGCCCGGGACCTGGTGGAGCATGTGGGGCGGCAGCTTGCGGCCGCGCCCGCGGACAGCGCCGGCCCCATCAGCCACGCCCTTGCCGAAACTGCGGCGCGGGACCTGGGCCGAACCCATGACCGCCGCCACGGCGGCTGGGGCGGCGCGCCCAAGTTCCCCAACAGCGGCGCCGTGTCCCTGCTGCTGCGGCACCATCGGCGGACGGGGTCGGCGGAGTCGCTGGAGATGGCGCTGCGCACGCTGGACCGCATGGCGCGGGGGGGGATGCGGGACCATCTGGGCGGGGGATTCCACCGGTACAGCGTGGACGATGAATGGCTGGTGCCGCATTTTGAGAAGATGCTGTATGACAACGCCCTGCTGGCGGGGGTGTATCTGGAGGCGTTCCAGGCCACCGGCGACGCCGCATGGGCGGACACGGCGCGGAGCACGCTGGCGTATGTGCTGCGGGACCTGCAGGGTCCGGAGGGCGGCTATTATTCGAGCGAGGACGCGGACAGCGAGGGCGAGGAGGGGCGGTTCTATCTCTGGCGCGCGGAGGAACTCGTGACGGTCCTCGGACGGGAGGACGCGGCGCTGTTTGCACGGGTGTACGGGGTGGCGTCAGAGGGCAATTTTTCCTCCCATGAGCCGTACCATGCGGGGCAAAACATCCCGCATCTGCCCGTTCCCATGGAGGAGGCCGCGCGGTCCGCCGGCCTGCCGGTGGAAACGCTGCGGGAACGCATGGCGGAAATGCGGCTGCGGCTGTTCGGGGTGCGTGAGGGACGGGTCCGCCCCGGACTGGACGACAAGTGCCTGGCCGCCTGGAACGGCATGGCGGTCTCCGCCATGGCCAGGGGCGGCGCGGTGCTCGGCGAGCCGCGCTTTCTCGGGTCCGCGCGGCGGGCCGCGCGGTTCCTGCTGGACCACATGATGCCGGAGGGGGTGCTTCAGCGGTCCTGGCGGGCGGGGCACTGCTCCGGACCGGGCTATCTGGATGACCATGCCTGGGCCGCCGAGGGGCTTCTGGACCTGTACGAGGCCACACTGGAGCCGGAATGGATCACCGCCGCCATCAGGATTGCGGAGACGATGCTGGCGGAGTTCGCCGACCCGGCGGGTCCGGGCCTCTTCCACGCGGGGAAACGGCACACGGACCTGCTGGTGCGGTCAAAGCCCTTCTACGACGGCGCGGAACCGTCGGGCAACGCCGTGGCGGCGCGGGTGCTGGAGCGGCTGTCCCGGCATGCGGACCGTCCGGAATGGCATGACACGGCGCTGGCCGCGGTGCAAAGCCGGACAGACTGGATGGAGCGCGCCGCCCAGGCCTGCCTGGTGCTGCTGGGCGTGGCGGAGCTGCTGCTGACGCCGCCTGTGGAGGTGGTGGTCGCGGTTGGCGGTTCGGGCATGTCCCGGGAAGAGGCGCTGCGCGAGATTCACCGGCACTACCTGCCGGGTGTCACCGTGGCGGGAACCACCGGCGACGCCGAAGTGGACGCGAAGCGGCCCCTGCTGGCGGGAAAGCAGCCGGTTGGGGGGGAAACCGCCGTGTATGTCTGCCGGGACCGGGTCTGCGGCGCGCCGGTGACGGAGCTGGGCGCGCTGCGGGAGGCGCTGGGGGCAGGGGACGGATAG
- a CDS encoding glycosyltransferase family 4 protein: MRILMLNYEYPPLGGGGGVAAANLAAEFARKGHDVDYVTSHFAGLAREETVDGVRLWREPVIGRTGLQTASIVSMLSFPLAAVRRALALRRRGDFDVIHTHFAIPTGPAGYLLSKWWGRPNILSVYGGDIYDPSKKYSPHRHPVLKQAVKAVLNQASVVVGESEDLCGRARTIFRPRTEVLRIPLGFRLPEYAPVDRDALGMDPDAVYAVAVSRLVARKGYPDLLQALAQCGVPGLRLVIVGDGPEEPRLRQLAGELGLGSRVLFAGHVDEARKYQYLAASDFFALATHHEGFGIVYQEAMWCGLPVVTTNVGGQTDFLVHGENALLCDPADPATFAAHLRQMAENPALRARLGARNRADIQGHLIGAVADRYLDLFGDCRRRR, translated from the coding sequence ATGCGGATTCTGATGCTGAACTACGAGTACCCGCCCCTGGGCGGCGGCGGCGGCGTGGCCGCGGCGAACCTGGCCGCGGAGTTCGCGCGGAAGGGCCACGATGTGGACTATGTCACCTCGCATTTCGCCGGGCTGGCGCGGGAGGAGACCGTGGACGGCGTGCGCCTCTGGCGCGAGCCGGTCATCGGCCGCACGGGCCTCCAGACCGCCAGCATCGTCTCGATGCTCTCCTTCCCCCTGGCCGCCGTGCGGCGCGCCCTGGCCCTGCGGCGGCGCGGGGACTTCGACGTGATTCACACCCACTTCGCCATACCCACCGGTCCGGCGGGCTACCTCCTTTCCAAGTGGTGGGGCAGGCCCAACATCCTTTCCGTGTACGGCGGTGACATCTATGACCCGAGCAAGAAATACTCGCCCCACCGGCACCCCGTGCTGAAACAGGCGGTGAAGGCCGTCCTGAACCAAGCCTCCGTGGTGGTGGGCGAGTCGGAGGACCTCTGCGGGCGCGCCCGGACCATTTTCCGCCCGCGCACGGAGGTGCTCCGCATACCCCTGGGATTCCGCCTGCCGGAATACGCGCCGGTTGACCGTGACGCACTGGGCATGGACCCCGACGCGGTCTACGCCGTGGCCGTGAGCCGGCTCGTGGCGCGCAAGGGATACCCGGACCTGCTCCAGGCCCTCGCGCAGTGCGGCGTGCCGGGGCTGCGCCTGGTGATTGTCGGCGACGGACCCGAGGAGCCGCGCCTGCGGCAACTGGCCGGGGAACTCGGCCTGGGCAGCCGGGTGCTCTTCGCGGGGCATGTGGACGAGGCCCGGAAGTACCAGTACCTCGCCGCGTCCGACTTCTTCGCCCTCGCCACCCATCATGAGGGATTCGGCATCGTGTACCAGGAGGCCATGTGGTGCGGGCTGCCCGTGGTCACCACCAATGTCGGAGGCCAGACCGATTTCCTGGTCCACGGTGAGAACGCCCTGCTCTGCGACCCCGCCGACCCCGCAACCTTCGCCGCGCATCTGCGGCAAATGGCCGAAAACCCGGCGCTCCGCGCGCGCCTCGGCGCGAGGAACAGGGCCGACATCCAGGGGCACCTCATCGGCGCCGTCGCGGACCGCTATCTGGACCTGTTCGGGGACTGCCGCCGGAGGCGGTAG